The genomic region CTCGTGGTCCGGGCGGGAGACTTGCTCGCGGCGCTGTCCCGCGTTGGCGGTGCTTGGTGGTTCCTCGCCGTCGCTGGCGGCGGATTTCGAACCGGCCGGACCATCGGCATCGGAGGCAGACTCGCCAGCCTCGTCACTCCCTTCGGCCTCCCGCTCCTCGGGTGGGAGCCACCCCTCGTCGGCGTAGCGGTCCTCTGCAGTCTCGGTTGCGTCTGCGACCCCGGCGGTGGTTTCTGCACTGCCGTCGTCGTCGCTGGCCTGTTCGTCGTCAGTCGACGATTCAGATTCGTCAGCCGTCGCCGATTCCCCACCAGACATCGACTCGCCCCCCGCTTCAGGTCGAACGTCGGCTTCCGGGGCTTTCGACTTCCCGCGAGGTGCCGACGACCGGAGCAGTCCGGCGTCCAGCAGCGCGTCTTCGACCGCATCCCGGACCTGTCGCCTGACGCCCGCTTCCTCGGAGAACCTGACTTCCATCTTGCGCGGGTGAACGTTGACGTCCACCTCCACGGCTGGCATCTCCAGGAACAGCACGACGAAAGGGTATCTATCAGATGCGAGCTGTCCACCGTAGGCGTCCAGTACCGCGTCTCGAACCAGTTTCGAGGTGACGTACCGGCCGTTGATGAACGTCGAGACGTACTCGCGGGTGCTGCGGGTCGTCTCCGGATGGGAGACCAGCCCCGACACCGAGTCGAGGGGCGTGTCTCGCGGGTCGTCCTCGGCCGCGGAATCGACCGGCTGCATCGCCTTCGCGACCTCCTTCCCGTAGACGTTCATGACCGTCGAGCGCAGGTTGCCCTGGCCGGTCGTCGCGAACACCTCGCGGCCGTCGTGTTGCAGCGTCACCGCCACGTCCGGGTTCGCGAGGGCGTAGCGGGTCACCACGCGGTTGACGTGGCTGAACTCGGTTGCCCGGGTCTTCAGGTACTTCCGGCGCGCCGGCGTGTTGTAGAAGAGGTCCTCGACCTCGATGGTGGTTCCCTCGGGACAGCCGGCGGGCTGGACTGCCTCGACCTCACCGCCCTCGTAGACGAGTTCGGTCCCATCTGAGCCGCCTCGGGGTTTCGTCCGGATGGTCGTCTTCGAGACCGCCCCGATGGTGTGCAGTGCCTCGCCGCGGAAGCCGAGCGTTCCGACACCCGACTCCAAATCCTCGATGCTGCGAATCTTGCTCGTGGTGTGCTCCTGGACCGCCGTCCGAACGTCCGTCTCGGTCATGCCGATACCGTCGTCCGAGACGACGATGCCCTCGGTCCCGCCCTCCTGGACCGCGACCGTGATGCGCGTCGCGTCGGCGTCGAGGCTGTTCTCCACCAGTTCCTTCACGACGGATGCCGGGCGCTCGACCACCTCACCCGCGGCGATCCGGTCGATGGTCTTCGGGTCGAGTCGCTGGATGTCGGTGTCGTGCATGGGTCCCCGTGTTCGGTGTTCGTATCCGGCGATGAGACAAATAGCTGTTCGTGCGGGGACGGCTGACCGAGTTTCCCGCAATCCGGGTGGGGCAACACAACCTGTATGTCATTATCTAACATACGTGGCGTATGGCGCAAGCGAGCACAGGCGACAACGACGAGACGGTCGAACTGGAGTTCACCGTCCGCGACCAGGACTGCTTCTTCGTCGTCCTGTCGGCACGGGCGGACTGTCGGATGGAACTCGAACACCTCGCGCATCGGTCGGACGGCACCCTCCTCGAGTTCATCACGGTGGAGGGCGCGACGCCCGACGAGGTCCGCGACGTCGTGGCGGACCTGCCCGCGGTGAAGGAAGCAGAGTGTATCCTCGACTCCGGCGACGGGTGTCTCTTCCAGTTCGTGCTGGCGGGTCCCTGCGTCGCTGCCACTCTCGGTGACGTGCAGGCGTACACGCGGGAGGTCTGGGCGGAGGGGGGCGTCGGGCACGTGGTCGCCGACGTGCCCGCGCACGTTTCGGTCCGGACCGTGGTCGAGACCTTCGAACAGCGGCACTCGGACGTGACGCTCCGCTCGCGACACGACAGGCGGCATCGGCTCCCGGTCCAGAGCGAAAACGGTACCCGGGCGCTGTTCGCCCAGCGACTCACAGAGAAACAACAGGAGGTGCTCCGGGTCGCGTACGACCGCGGGTACTTCGACTGGCCGCGCGGAGCGTCGGCGGAGGAGTGCGCGGACGAACTCGGTATCTCACAGCCGACGTTCAGCCAGCACATCCGGGCCGCACAGGCCAACATGTTCGCCACGCTGTTCGAGGAGGACGAGGCCGCCCTCGGTCGGTAGCGCCCCTACGGGGTGATGACGGCCCGACCCTCTATCTCGCCGTGTTCGAGGCGTTCGGCCACGGTGTTGATGTCGTCGAGCGAGTACCGGGAGGTCCGGAGTTCGACGTCGCCGCGGTCGACCAGCGCGACCAGTTCCTGGAGTTCCGTGTAGCGCCCGACGAGGGTCCCCTTGTAGCTGAACTCGCCGTCGACCAGGGACTGCGCGGGCTCGTGGATGTGGCCGCCGTAGCCGACGACGTGGTGGTCGCCGCCGGGTGCGACGATGTCCGGCGCGTAGCCGGTCGTCACGTCGGCCCCGACGAAGTCGAGTACCTGCTCGGCCCCGGCGTCGTCGGTGAGGTCCGCGATTGCCCCGGCCACGTCCTCGTCCGTCGGGTTGACGCCGTGGTGGGCACCCAGGTCTGCTGCGAGGTCGAGTGCCCTCTCCTTGAGGTCGACGGCGGTGATGGTCGCCGCGCTCATCGCGTCGAGACACTGGAGGCCGATGTGGCCGAGCCCGCCGACCCCGATGACGACGGCGTGGTCGCCCGGGTTCAGCTCCCGGGCCGCCTTCTTGACCGCGTGGTAGGCCGTGATTCCCGCGTCCGCGTGCGGCGCGATGTCCGTCGTGTCGACGCCCTTCGGGAGCGGGATGACCGCTCGCTCGTTCGTGCGGAGGTACTCGGCGAACCCGCCGTCGGTCGTCAGTCCCGGGAACGCGACGTTCTCGCAGTACATGTCCTCGCCGAGTCGACACTGGCGACAGGTCCCACAGGTCATCACCGGGTGGCAGATGACCGAGTCGCCCTCCTCGACGACGGAGACCCCCGGCCCGGTCTCGACGACCGTCCCGGCGTTCTCGTGCCCCAGCGTCATCGGGAGTTCCTGCTCGACGTAGTCGGCCCACATCCCCTCGATGATGTGGTTGTCCGTCTGGCACCACCCCGCCCCTTCGACCTCGACGATGACCTCGTCGGACGCTTCCACGCTCGGTCGCTCGATGTCCTCGACAGTGAGGGCTTCTGTCATGTCGTCGGTGTACTCGTGTAGTCTCGCTGCTAACATGCTAACATTGCGCACAACGCCGGTATCGGGTCTAAACTGTCTACCTATGACGATTGGTACAACGGATATTGGTGTGTGTTACCACATTTCGTTCGATGTACACACACAACGGAGAGGAGATATTCGTCATCGACGGGCACATCCACCTCTGGGACGCGAGCGAGGAGAATATCGTCCACGAGGGGGGCGAACAGTTCATCCAGTGCTTCTACGACTACCACACCGCGTTCACCCCGGAGGAAGAGCAGTGGGACATGGAGACCTACCGGAAGTACGGGCAGGAGCGAATGGTCGAGGACCTGTTCCGCGACGGCGCGACGGACATGGGTATCTTCCAGCCGACGTACCTCACGGACTTCTACGACGAGGGATTCAACACGACCGACCAGAACGCGGAACTCGCCGAGCGCTACCCCGAGCGCTTCGTGCTGAACGGGAGCTTCGACCCGCGCGACGGCGAGGAGGGGATGGCCCACCTCGAACGACTCCACGACGACTACGACCTGCAGGGCGTGAAGGTGTACACGGCCGAGTGGCGCGGCGATTCGAAGGGGTGGCGGCTCGATAGCGACGACGCCTTCGAGTTCCTTGAGCGGTGCGCGGAACTCGGCATCGAGAACATCCACGCGCACAAGGGACCGACCATCCGACCGCTGAACCGGGACGCCTTCGACGTCGCCGACATCGACGACGCGGCCTCGTCGTTCCCCAACCTGAACTTCATCGTCGAGCACGTGGGGCTGCCACGCCTCGACGACTTCTGCTGGATCGCCGCCCAGGAACCGAACGTCTACGGTGGCCTCGCGGTGGCCGCCCCGATGGCCGGCACGCGACCGCGGAAGTTCGGCGAGATAATGGGTGAACTCCTGTTCTGGCTGGGCGAGGATCGCATCATCTACGGGAGCGACTACGCGCTCTGGGAGCCCGACTGGCTCATCCCGACGCTGTTGGACGCGGAACTCACGCCCGACCAGCGCGACGAGTACGGCGTCGAGCTGACCACGGACGTGATGAAGAAGGTCATGGGCGAGAACGTCGCGGAGCTGTACGACATCGACATCGAGGCGAAGAAGGAGGCGTTCAAGACCGACGAACTCAGCCAGCGGTTCGACCTCGCCGACCAGTACGACGCGGCGGCGGACTGACCCATGGTCGCACAGCCTGACTCGACGGACGGGTCGGTCGACCCGGCCGCCGTCGAGGCCCGACTGGACCGCGTCGACGACCCCGAACTCGACCGCTCCATCGTCGACCTGGAGTACGTCGAGCGCGTGACCATCGAGGACGGCCACGTCACCGTCGCGTTCGTCCTGCCGACGGCGTGGTGCTCGCCGGCGTTCGCCTGGATGATGGCGACCGGCATCCGCGACGAGGTCGGCGACCTCGACTCGGTCGCTGGCGTCACGGTGTCGCTGCTGGACCACATGCACGACGAGGAGATAACCACGGGCGTCAACGAGCGGCGGTCGTTCGAAGAGACGTTCCCGGACGCCGAATCCGGCGTCGCGGCGGTTCGGCGGAAGCTCGACGAGAAGGCGCGTCTCGCCCGCCAGCATCGCGCCGTCGAGGCCTTCCGCGACGCGGGGCTCCAGCCGGCACAGATAGTCGACCTGACTCTCGGTGACCTTGACTTCTCGGTGGCCGACGAGCACGTCGCCGTCACGGTTCAGGACGGTGCCCTCACCGTGACGGCTCCACGCGAACCGGTCGAGGACTATCTGGAGAAGGCCGGGACCATCGGTCTCGTGACCGACCCGGACGACCGCTGCTTCCGGGACCCCGACGGCGACCCCATCGCGGTCGACGAGTTCGACCTCGTCCAGCACCGGATGCGCGCCGCGGCGGTGAACGTCCGGGGGCAGGGGACCGTCTGCGAGGGACTGCACGAGTCCCGGAACAGGGCCCGGGCCGACGACTGACCGCGGTCCGGTGGCGGCAGCGGGTGGCCGTCCACCCAGACCCCTCGAAACGATGATATACTTTCCACGAGACAGAAGGCACGTATGGACGTTCTCGAACGATTCAACGAGCGGTACCCGTTCGGCGAGCACCTCGGCGTCGAGATAACCCACGTCGAGGAGGGCTACGTCGAGGGCAAGATCGAACTCGAAGACCACCACTCGCTCTCGGACACGACACGCCTCGCTCACGGCGGCGTCGCGTTCGGGCTGGCGGACTCGCTGTCGGCGGCTGCGTTGGCGTCGGTCGAGGGCAACCCCGGCCCGACGCTCGACGTGCGCATCGACTACATGCGGCCCGCGACCGGCGACATCTACGGGCAGGCCGAGGTCGTCCGGTACGGCAGCGACACCGGCGTCGTCGAGGTGGAACTGCTCGACGAGGACGACCGGCGACTCGGGACGACCCGCGGGGTCTACAAGACGAATCTGGTCGAAGAACAGAACCCCTTCGTGGGGTAGGCGGCTTCTCTCGGTTTCGTTTCGACTGAGCCTACTCCCGGTTCAGCTGCTGCTGCCACTGCTCGACACGCCCCATCAACTCGATTGGGGAGGTCTGGGCGATGTCGAGGTCGGCCAACTCGGACAGCACCGCCTCCGTCTCCGGGTCGAGCTCGGGTTCGTCCTCGGCCGAGTCCTGCGCGGTCCCACCGTCGGCAGTGGTCATGCTGCCGCTCCCGAGGTCGAAGACGACCTGCTGGCTGCCGGAAGCGCCGGAGGACCCGCCTTTCGCCTCGATGGCCTTCTCCTGTCGCAGCCGGTCCAGCACGTCGCGTGCCCGGTCGACGACCGGCCCCGGAACCCCCGCCAGGTCCGCGACGTGGATCCCGTACGAGCGGTCGGTCGGCCCCTCACGGACCGTCCGGAGGAACGTCACGTCGCCGTCTCGCTCGTCGGCCGCGATGTGGACGTTGACGACCCTGTCAAGGTGGTCCGCCAGCGCGGTCAACTCGTGGTAGTGGGTCGCGAATAGCGTCTTGGCCCGGACCTCGTTGTGCAGGTACTCGGTGGCGGCCCAGGCGATGGAGATGCCATCGTAGGTCGCGGTCCCTCTTCCAACTTCGTCGAGGATGACCAGCGAGTCCGCGGTCGCGGAGTGGAGGATGTTCGAAAGTTCCTGCATCTCGACCATGAACGTCGAACGCCCCTGTGCGAGCTCGTCGAGCGCGCCGACCCGCGTGAAGATGCCGTCCACCAGTCCCACGGTCGCCTCCTTCGCCGGGACGAAGCTCCCGACCTGCGCGAGCAGGACGATGAGCGCGTTCTGGCGCATGAACGTCGACTTCCCGCTCATGTTCGGGCCCGTCACGATGGTGAACGTGCTGTCGTCGTCCATCCGGCAGTCGTTCGGGACGAACTGGACGGTCTGTTCGACCACCGGGTGTCGCCCCTGCGAGATGTCGAGCGTCCGGTCCTCGACCAGCTCTGGCTGGGTCCAGTCGTTGGTGACGGCGTGGGTCGCGAGGCTCTGGAGCGCGTCGATTCTGGCGACCGTTCTCCCGACGTCCTGCAGGAGTTCTGCCTCTCGAGCGACGCGCTCGCGCAGTTCCTCGAACAGCTCGTACTCGAGGTCGCCGCGCTGTTCCTCCAGCCGCAGGAGCTCGCGCTCTTTCTCCGCCAGCTCGTCGGTCGAGAACCGCTTCGAGTTCTTCAGCGTCTTCACGTGCTCGAAGTGCTCGGGCACCTGGTCGGCGACCGACTTGCCGACCTGCACGTAGTAGCCGTCGGTCTTGTTCCGGTCGACCGTGACGTGGCTCAGGCCGTACTGGCGCTTGACGCGGTCGGCGAGCGTGTCGAAGTACTCCTGGACGGCCTCGTGGCGCTCGATGAGCTGGTCCAGCTCGTCGTCGTAGCCCTGTTTGAACAGCCCACCCTGGGTGACCGTCTTCGGCGGGTCTTCGGCGAGTGCCTCGCCGAGTTCTTCCCGGAGTCCGGCCGCGGCCTCGCGGTCCGGACGGTCGACGATGTCGGCCAGTGGCGAGGCGTCGAGGGCTGGCGACGCCTGGATGGCCTCGACGAGGGCGGGCAAGACGCCGAGCGTCTCCTCGATTCGGAGCAGGTCCCCCGCGTCGGCGCTGCCACTCACGGTCTTCGACGCGAGCCGTTCGAGGTCGTAGGCGTCGTCGAGCACGTCGCGTAACTCCTCGCGGCCGAGTGCGCCCGACGCGAGGGCGGCGACGGCTGCCTGTCGCTCGTCGAGGACCGAGAGGTCCTGTCGGGGGCGCTGGATCCACTCCTTGAGGAGCCGACCGCCGGGGCTCGTCACCGTGTGGTCGATGGTGTCGAACAGGCTCCCACTTCGGTCGCCGTGCATCGTCTCGGTGAGTTCGAGGTTGCGCTGGGTCGTCGCGTCGAGTTCGGCGTGGTCGCCGCCGTGGTAGGGCTGGACGCGCGTCATCGAGGCCAGGACGCCGGTGCCGGTCTCGGCGACGTAGTCGAGGACGGCACCGCCGGCTCTGACGGCGAGGTCGGTCACGCCGAGGCTCTCGAACGTCTCCGTGCCGAAGTGCTCGCGGGCGGTGTGGGTCGCCTTCCCCGGCGCGAACGCGTCGGCGTCGTGCAGGGAGATTCGGGCGTCGGTCCGGTCGCGCACGCGGTCACAGAACGCCTCGTCGTCCCGGAGGCCCGGCCCGGGCAGGACCTCCGCGGGCGAGAACCTGTACAGCTCTGTGAGCGCCGCTTCGACCGTGTCCGCGTTCGTCACGAGGAATCGCCCCGTCGTCACGTCGGCGAACGCGAGGCCGTACTCGTCGCCGTCGCGGACGACCGCGGCGAGGTACTGGGCGTCGTCTCGGGTCGTCTCCAGCAGCGTGCCGGGCGTCACGACGCGCTCTATCTCGCGGTAGATGTCGCCGTTCTCCTCGTGCTGGTCGGCGACGGCGACCCGGTAGCCGCGCTCGACGAGCGCCTTGAGGTACGGTGTGAGGTCCTTCAGCGGGACGCCGGCCATCGGGTACGAGGAGCCGTGGCTCGACTTCTGGCTCACCTTCAGGTCGAGTTCGGCCGCGACGAGCTCGGCGTCGTCGGCGAAGAACTCGTAGAAGTCACCGCACTGCATCGCCAGCACGTCGGCGTCGGTCTCCTCCTTGAGGGAGAGGAACTCGCCGACGATACCCGTCGCCTCTGTCATGGGTTGTACTGGTCGGTAGGCGCGGTAAAACCCTGCGGGTTCGGCCCGCCGGGCCGCGGTTGCCGAAGGAACTTTCACACCGTGGGGCGCGGGTGTCTGTATGGCTGCTGACCCGAACCGACTCGTCCGGGCGCTCGTCTACGCCGTCTTCGGGTTCCTCGTCACTCTCGGCATGGGTGTCGTGTTCCGGGTCGACCTGGGTATCGCCCTCCTGCAGAGCGCTGCGGTCGCGCTCTCGATGGTCCTCGTGACGTTCCTGCTCGCGACGGCGAAGCTCTGAGCCGCTCTCGGGCGGTGGTCCCCGGGAGAACTATCCGCTATCAGGTCGTACGGGCAGGTAGTATGGGAGCCGATGGAGCACGCGTCCTCGTGGTCGACGACGAGGAGGCGGTGGCAGACGCGTACGCGTTGCGACTGGCAGAGTGGTACGAGACGGACGTGGCGTACAACGGCGCCGATGCCCTGGAGGTCGCGGAGGACTTCGACGTCATCGTTCTCGACCGCCGAATGCCCGACATGTCCGGCGACGAGGTCCTCGCCGAACTCCGGGAACGCGACGCCCCGTGTCGTGTCATCCTGGTGACCGCGGTGGACCCGGTCGTCGACATCGTGGACCTCGACTTCGACGACTACCTCTGCAAACCCGTCGATAGCGAGACGCTGCACGCTGCCATCGACCTGCAGCTTCGTCTCGCCGAGTACGACGACGACGTGCGAGCCCTGCTCTCGCTGGTCGCGACGCTCGACCTGCTGGAATCGAAACTCTCCCAGCTCGAACTGGACCGCGAGGAGACGTACGTCGCCGCCTGTGAGCGCCGTGACGACCTTGCCGGAACGCTCACCGACGCGGTCGACGACCTGGACGACCTGGTCGACGCCGTCGAATCTGTCGACCGGGCCTGAGCTACTACTCGCCCAGCGTGTCGTCCAGCGCGTCGTGCAGTCCGAGCACCCGGTCGACGAGTGTCTCCGGCGTCGGCGCGACGACCTTGCACATCGGCTCCTTCCCGAGTGCGCCGTGGTCGAGGACCGCCACCGGGCGGTCGTCTTCGGCGGCGGCACCGAACACCTGTCTGGCCCCCCACTGCATCGTGTTCCCTTCTTCGTCTGGCTCCGGCTGCGCGTCGCGGTCGTACGCCGCGACCCGCCAGTCCAGCCCCTCGAGCGCAGCCTCCACGTCGTCGTCAAGCCGGCAATTGGCCGCGAATCGCAGGTCGGTCGCCTCCTCACGGGCGGCGAGCAGGAAGCGCGCGACGTGGCTGGAGGCACCGAACCGGACGCCGCCGTTCGGTCGCACACCTCCGTGGAGCCGGGTGATTCGGCCGTCGACGGCGGCGACCTCGTCGGTGGTCTCTGCGAAGGGGAGCGCGCCGACGACGTTCATCCCGACCTCCGGGACGAGCGCGGAGACGTCGGCCGCGACCAGTTCGTCGACCACCGACTCGACCGCCTGGAGGGTTGCGCTGGCCGCCGCATCGTTGCGGACTCCGACCATGTGATGGACTGCGCCCGGTCCCTCGCCGACGTTCTGGTAGTAGCGGAGGGCGCGTTCGACGAACGCGATGGCCTCGCGGACGGCGGTTTCCATCTCGAAGCCACGGGCCAGATTCGCCGTGACCGCCGCAGAGAGGGTGCAGCCGGAACCGTGGGTCGCCGCGCCGGAGATGCGGCTGTGGCGGATGGTCTCGACGCCCTCGCGCGTCACGAGCACGTCCACGATATCGTCGCCCGGGAGATGGCCGCCGGTGACGAGCGCGGCGTCCGCGCCCAGCTCGACCAGTGCTTCGCCTGCTTGCTGGGCGCTCGCCTCGTCGGTCGGTTCGATACCCGTCAGGACGGCTGCCTCGTCAGTGTTCGGCGTCACGAGTGCTGCCTCCGAGATGAGCGCT from Haloarchaeobius sp. HME9146 harbors:
- the mutL gene encoding DNA mismatch repair endonuclease MutL yields the protein MHDTDIQRLDPKTIDRIAAGEVVERPASVVKELVENSLDADATRITVAVQEGGTEGIVVSDDGIGMTETDVRTAVQEHTTSKIRSIEDLESGVGTLGFRGEALHTIGAVSKTTIRTKPRGGSDGTELVYEGGEVEAVQPAGCPEGTTIEVEDLFYNTPARRKYLKTRATEFSHVNRVVTRYALANPDVAVTLQHDGREVFATTGQGNLRSTVMNVYGKEVAKAMQPVDSAAEDDPRDTPLDSVSGLVSHPETTRSTREYVSTFINGRYVTSKLVRDAVLDAYGGQLASDRYPFVVLFLEMPAVEVDVNVHPRKMEVRFSEEAGVRRQVRDAVEDALLDAGLLRSSAPRGKSKAPEADVRPEAGGESMSGGESATADESESSTDDEQASDDDGSAETTAGVADATETAEDRYADEGWLPPEEREAEGSDEAGESASDADGPAGSKSAASDGEEPPSTANAGQRREQVSRPDHEALGDFGPTGGDLDDLGGSENEAATEPTATPDSSRKFSGEQTQTTLSGEDARDRGEYETLPSLDVLGQYRETYLVAEGPDGLVLVDQHAADERVNYERLKETFADGVTAQALAAPVELELTAGEAAAFPDYKDALARLGFQAEASDDRSVTVTAVPAVFRKTLDPEDVRDVLAGFVAEEADGSETVEELADAFIADLACYPSITGNTSLTEGSVVDLLTELDACENPWACPHGRPTVVQFGSEEIENRFERDYPGHGGRRDR
- a CDS encoding helix-turn-helix domain-containing protein: MAQASTGDNDETVELEFTVRDQDCFFVVLSARADCRMELEHLAHRSDGTLLEFITVEGATPDEVRDVVADLPAVKEAECILDSGDGCLFQFVLAGPCVAATLGDVQAYTREVWAEGGVGHVVADVPAHVSVRTVVETFEQRHSDVTLRSRHDRRHRLPVQSENGTRALFAQRLTEKQQEVLRVAYDRGYFDWPRGASAEECADELGISQPTFSQHIRAAQANMFATLFEEDEAALGR
- a CDS encoding NAD(P)-dependent alcohol dehydrogenase, with amino-acid sequence MLAARLHEYTDDMTEALTVEDIERPSVEASDEVIVEVEGAGWCQTDNHIIEGMWADYVEQELPMTLGHENAGTVVETGPGVSVVEEGDSVICHPVMTCGTCRQCRLGEDMYCENVAFPGLTTDGGFAEYLRTNERAVIPLPKGVDTTDIAPHADAGITAYHAVKKAARELNPGDHAVVIGVGGLGHIGLQCLDAMSAATITAVDLKERALDLAADLGAHHGVNPTDEDVAGAIADLTDDAGAEQVLDFVGADVTTGYAPDIVAPGGDHHVVGYGGHIHEPAQSLVDGEFSYKGTLVGRYTELQELVALVDRGDVELRTSRYSLDDINTVAERLEHGEIEGRAVITP
- a CDS encoding amidohydrolase family protein, which translates into the protein MYTHNGEEIFVIDGHIHLWDASEENIVHEGGEQFIQCFYDYHTAFTPEEEQWDMETYRKYGQERMVEDLFRDGATDMGIFQPTYLTDFYDEGFNTTDQNAELAERYPERFVLNGSFDPRDGEEGMAHLERLHDDYDLQGVKVYTAEWRGDSKGWRLDSDDAFEFLERCAELGIENIHAHKGPTIRPLNRDAFDVADIDDAASSFPNLNFIVEHVGLPRLDDFCWIAAQEPNVYGGLAVAAPMAGTRPRKFGEIMGELLFWLGEDRIIYGSDYALWEPDWLIPTLLDAELTPDQRDEYGVELTTDVMKKVMGENVAELYDIDIEAKKEAFKTDELSQRFDLADQYDAAAD
- a CDS encoding iron-sulfur cluster assembly protein, with amino-acid sequence MVAQPDSTDGSVDPAAVEARLDRVDDPELDRSIVDLEYVERVTIEDGHVTVAFVLPTAWCSPAFAWMMATGIRDEVGDLDSVAGVTVSLLDHMHDEEITTGVNERRSFEETFPDAESGVAAVRRKLDEKARLARQHRAVEAFRDAGLQPAQIVDLTLGDLDFSVADEHVAVTVQDGALTVTAPREPVEDYLEKAGTIGLVTDPDDRCFRDPDGDPIAVDEFDLVQHRMRAAAVNVRGQGTVCEGLHESRNRARADD
- a CDS encoding PaaI family thioesterase, translating into MDVLERFNERYPFGEHLGVEITHVEEGYVEGKIELEDHHSLSDTTRLAHGGVAFGLADSLSAAALASVEGNPGPTLDVRIDYMRPATGDIYGQAEVVRYGSDTGVVEVELLDEDDRRLGTTRGVYKTNLVEEQNPFVG
- the mutS gene encoding DNA mismatch repair protein MutS, encoding MTEATGIVGEFLSLKEETDADVLAMQCGDFYEFFADDAELVAAELDLKVSQKSSHGSSYPMAGVPLKDLTPYLKALVERGYRVAVADQHEENGDIYREIERVVTPGTLLETTRDDAQYLAAVVRDGDEYGLAFADVTTGRFLVTNADTVEAALTELYRFSPAEVLPGPGLRDDEAFCDRVRDRTDARISLHDADAFAPGKATHTAREHFGTETFESLGVTDLAVRAGGAVLDYVAETGTGVLASMTRVQPYHGGDHAELDATTQRNLELTETMHGDRSGSLFDTIDHTVTSPGGRLLKEWIQRPRQDLSVLDERQAAVAALASGALGREELRDVLDDAYDLERLASKTVSGSADAGDLLRIEETLGVLPALVEAIQASPALDASPLADIVDRPDREAAAGLREELGEALAEDPPKTVTQGGLFKQGYDDELDQLIERHEAVQEYFDTLADRVKRQYGLSHVTVDRNKTDGYYVQVGKSVADQVPEHFEHVKTLKNSKRFSTDELAEKERELLRLEEQRGDLEYELFEELRERVAREAELLQDVGRTVARIDALQSLATHAVTNDWTQPELVEDRTLDISQGRHPVVEQTVQFVPNDCRMDDDSTFTIVTGPNMSGKSTFMRQNALIVLLAQVGSFVPAKEATVGLVDGIFTRVGALDELAQGRSTFMVEMQELSNILHSATADSLVILDEVGRGTATYDGISIAWAATEYLHNEVRAKTLFATHYHELTALADHLDRVVNVHIAADERDGDVTFLRTVREGPTDRSYGIHVADLAGVPGPVVDRARDVLDRLRQEKAIEAKGGSSGASGSQQVVFDLGSGSMTTADGGTAQDSAEDEPELDPETEAVLSELADLDIAQTSPIELMGRVEQWQQQLNRE
- a CDS encoding response regulator transcription factor, with translation MGADGARVLVVDDEEAVADAYALRLAEWYETDVAYNGADALEVAEDFDVIVLDRRMPDMSGDEVLAELRERDAPCRVILVTAVDPVVDIVDLDFDDYLCKPVDSETLHAAIDLQLRLAEYDDDVRALLSLVATLDLLESKLSQLELDREETYVAACERRDDLAGTLTDAVDDLDDLVDAVESVDRA
- the thiD gene encoding bifunctional hydroxymethylpyrimidine kinase/phosphomethylpyrimidine kinase, whose product is MNQREPAPTERPVGLTIAGSDSGGGAGIQADIQTMAAHDVFATSAVTSVTAQHTRGVTASTVLDPEDVTAQLDAVFDDFAVGAAKTGMLGTEPVVRAVADRLAEADLPVVVDPVMVATSGDRLLSDGAEAAYEALISEAALVTPNTDEAAVLTGIEPTDEASAQQAGEALVELGADAALVTGGHLPGDDIVDVLVTREGVETIRHSRISGAATHGSGCTLSAAVTANLARGFEMETAVREAIAFVERALRYYQNVGEGPGAVHHMVGVRNDAAASATLQAVESVVDELVAADVSALVPEVGMNVVGALPFAETTDEVAAVDGRITRLHGGVRPNGGVRFGASSHVARFLLAAREEATDLRFAANCRLDDDVEAALEGLDWRVAAYDRDAQPEPDEEGNTMQWGARQVFGAAAEDDRPVAVLDHGALGKEPMCKVVAPTPETLVDRVLGLHDALDDTLGE